In Arachis hypogaea cultivar Tifrunner chromosome 17, arahy.Tifrunner.gnm2.J5K5, whole genome shotgun sequence, a single window of DNA contains:
- the LOC112766571 gene encoding vacuolar fusion protein MON1 homolog isoform X3, translating to MLLLANFVMSSESFRTSELFSPVCLPRYNPSAFLYAYIHYFDADTYLMLLTTSSDAFYHLKDCRILSSKKGFKMQVWDVEKKLEDQLQESKII from the exons ATGCTGCTATTGGCCAACTTTGTTATGTCATCAGAATCCTTTAG GACATCAGAGTTGTTTTCTCCAGTTTGCCTTCCAAGATATAATCCTTCAGCATTTTTGTATgcttatatccattattttgat GCTGACACATACTTGATGCTGCTAACCACTAGTTCAGATGCATTTTATCATCTTAAAGATTGCAG GATCTTGTCCAGTAAGAAAGGATTCAAGATGCAGGTTTGGGATGTAGAAAAGAAGCTGGAAGATCAGTTGCAGGAGTCTAAAATAATATGA
- the LOC112766571 gene encoding vacuolar fusion protein MON1 homolog isoform X1: MCRHKVISLVSAQKASLHPDDMLLLANFVMSSESFRTSELFSPVCLPRYNPSAFLYAYIHYFDADTYLMLLTTSSDAFYHLKDCRILSSKKGFKMQVWDVEKKLEDQLQESKII, from the exons ATGTGCAGGCACAAG GTAATCAGTCTTGTTAGTGCTCAGAAAGCTTCCCTTCATCCAGATGATATGCTGCTATTGGCCAACTTTGTTATGTCATCAGAATCCTTTAG GACATCAGAGTTGTTTTCTCCAGTTTGCCTTCCAAGATATAATCCTTCAGCATTTTTGTATgcttatatccattattttgat GCTGACACATACTTGATGCTGCTAACCACTAGTTCAGATGCATTTTATCATCTTAAAGATTGCAG GATCTTGTCCAGTAAGAAAGGATTCAAGATGCAGGTTTGGGATGTAGAAAAGAAGCTGGAAGATCAGTTGCAGGAGTCTAAAATAATATGA
- the LOC112766571 gene encoding vacuolar fusion protein MON1 homolog isoform X2, with protein sequence MCRHKVISLVSAQKASLHPDDMLLLANFVMSSESFRTSELFSPVCLPRYNPSAFLYAYIHYFDADTYLMLLTTSSDAFYHLKDCSGVGSCPVRKDSRCRFGM encoded by the exons ATGTGCAGGCACAAG GTAATCAGTCTTGTTAGTGCTCAGAAAGCTTCCCTTCATCCAGATGATATGCTGCTATTGGCCAACTTTGTTATGTCATCAGAATCCTTTAG GACATCAGAGTTGTTTTCTCCAGTTTGCCTTCCAAGATATAATCCTTCAGCATTTTTGTATgcttatatccattattttgat GCTGACACATACTTGATGCTGCTAACCACTAGTTCAGATGCATTTTATCATCTTAAAGATTGCAG TGGTGTAGGATCTTGTCCAGTAAGAAAGGATTCAAGATGCAGGTTTGGGATGTAG